A stretch of Aureispira sp. CCB-E DNA encodes these proteins:
- a CDS encoding acetyl-CoA C-acyltransferase has product MNTNNLIKRVAIIGHSRTPFSKANTYLKSYSANELLTTTLQSISNKYALKDKILGEVVGGAVIKHSSQGNLVRESLLKTDIHPLTPAFDIQKACATSAEAAIIIANKIALGQIENGIACGTDSASDSPIVLNELFRKEFLNQHLSLSDFTKENLRNLELMLPEIPNNNEPETGLSMGEHAEIMAKYYKITREEQDHFAFNSHKKLTRAYQSGFIEDMIEPIGQIKEDSILRKNPSLNKMRSLSPAFDLNSGSLTAANSTPFSDGAAGIFLASEEWAKKHNYPILAFLSFAATAGIEYINNKQNLLLAPILAIQKALKQSNRNLDSFSFIEIHEAFAAQALTTIKILNNKGLGDPFWSKQNLDSIKGEIDFSKLNMVGSSLATGHPFAATGARIIATLSKLLNQEGKGSGLVSICAARGNGLALILDK; this is encoded by the coding sequence TCCGTTTAGTAAAGCTAACACATATTTGAAAAGCTATTCAGCAAACGAACTCTTGACCACTACCCTTCAATCCATAAGCAACAAGTATGCTTTAAAAGATAAAATATTAGGTGAAGTTGTTGGAGGGGCTGTTATAAAACACAGCTCGCAAGGAAATTTAGTACGAGAATCTTTACTAAAAACTGACATTCATCCTCTAACACCAGCATTTGATATTCAAAAAGCATGTGCAACTTCTGCGGAAGCAGCTATAATTATTGCAAATAAAATAGCATTAGGTCAAATAGAAAATGGCATAGCATGCGGTACAGATAGTGCAAGTGATTCTCCAATAGTATTAAATGAATTATTCAGAAAAGAATTTCTAAATCAACATTTGAGTCTTTCTGATTTTACAAAAGAAAATCTGAGAAATTTAGAATTGATGCTCCCTGAAATCCCGAACAATAATGAGCCAGAAACTGGTCTTTCAATGGGTGAACATGCTGAGATAATGGCTAAATATTATAAAATAACGCGTGAAGAACAAGACCATTTTGCATTTAACAGTCACAAAAAGCTAACAAGGGCATATCAAAGTGGATTTATTGAAGATATGATTGAACCCATCGGGCAAATTAAGGAAGACTCAATACTAAGAAAGAACCCTTCTTTAAATAAAATGAGATCCTTAAGCCCGGCTTTTGATTTGAACTCTGGAAGCCTTACTGCAGCTAATTCAACTCCTTTCTCGGATGGAGCTGCGGGTATCTTTCTAGCCTCAGAAGAATGGGCAAAAAAACATAATTATCCAATTCTAGCTTTTTTAAGTTTTGCCGCTACAGCTGGAATTGAATATATCAACAATAAACAAAACCTACTACTAGCACCAATACTTGCGATTCAAAAAGCATTAAAACAGAGTAATAGAAATTTGGATTCATTTTCCTTTATTGAAATTCATGAAGCATTTGCTGCTCAGGCATTAACAACTATTAAAATATTGAACAATAAAGGTTTAGGTGATCCATTTTGGAGCAAGCAAAATTTAGACTCCATAAAAGGGGAAATTGATTTTTCTAAATTAAATATGGTTGGCAGCAGTTTAGCTACCGGTCACCCATTTGCAGCAACAGGCGCAAGAATAATTGCAACCCTCTCAAAACTTTTGAATCAGGAAGGTAAAGGTTCTGGGCTAGTCTCAATTTGTGCGGCAAGAGGAAATGGTCTTGCACTAATATTAGATAAATAA
- a CDS encoding alpha/beta hydrolase, which produces MNEILKSEIKFAIIKNETIAYRTFGNGQPLILFNRFRGTINDWDPAFITRLVKKNKVIVFDNLGVGNSSGTSPNSIEGMAEIAYEFIIFLGYDKVNLLGWSMGGLVVQAFVLNYPKIVQKVVLVGTGLGASEHTEYPTERFLNVATKVYNMKPEHHQTVFFTDDQKGLHATKESLSRIDNYLTKVKPTQPETWIAQGTATKNYFSSEKNYFEKIKSISQPVLVAGAKEDIAFSSKNSFLLYKQIPNSQLILYSNAAHAFHHQLPDEFGGQVERFLCRQEKTT; this is translated from the coding sequence ATGAATGAAATCCTAAAAAGCGAAATTAAATTCGCAATTATTAAAAATGAAACGATAGCATATCGTACCTTTGGAAATGGACAACCGCTAATACTTTTCAATCGATTTCGAGGGACAATTAACGATTGGGATCCTGCCTTTATAACAAGGCTTGTAAAAAAAAATAAAGTTATCGTCTTTGATAATCTTGGTGTTGGAAACTCTTCTGGTACAAGTCCAAATTCAATAGAAGGCATGGCTGAAATAGCGTATGAATTTATTATATTCTTAGGATATGATAAAGTGAACTTACTCGGTTGGAGCATGGGAGGTCTCGTAGTCCAAGCTTTTGTTTTGAATTATCCCAAAATTGTTCAAAAGGTGGTTTTAGTAGGTACTGGATTAGGCGCTAGTGAACACACTGAATATCCTACAGAACGCTTTTTGAATGTGGCCACTAAAGTTTACAATATGAAACCTGAACATCATCAAACTGTGTTTTTTACAGATGATCAAAAAGGTTTACATGCTACTAAAGAATCACTATCCCGTATTGATAACTACTTGACTAAAGTTAAGCCAACACAACCAGAAACTTGGATTGCTCAGGGAACAGCCACTAAAAATTACTTTTCTAGTGAAAAAAATTACTTTGAAAAAATAAAATCGATTTCCCAACCAGTTCTAGTTGCTGGAGCAAAGGAAGATATAGCTTTTTCAAGTAAAAATTCTTTTCTACTGTATAAACAAATACCTAATAGCCAATTAATTCTGTATTCAAATGCTGCTCATGCTTTTCATCATCAACTACCAGATGAATTTGGCGGGCAAGTTGAAAGGTTTTTATGTCGTCAAGAAAAAACAACATAG
- a CDS encoding redoxin domain-containing protein, whose product MMRPTPKQKAPRLNFPLIDGEKWSLEEQKSENFTLIVFYRGLHCPLCKKYLETLESLLPEFESRGVEVVAVSMDTKKRASFSRQNWEIFNLHLGYNLSEEMAKNWGLYLSQGVKQGEPEVFSEPGLFLIDNKKHVYYVGINSNPWGRPYLPTFIKAVDYIISSEYPARGEIL is encoded by the coding sequence ATGATGCGACCAACACCGAAACAAAAAGCCCCAAGATTAAATTTTCCTTTAATTGATGGAGAGAAATGGAGTTTAGAAGAGCAGAAGAGTGAGAATTTTACATTGATAGTTTTTTACAGGGGGCTACATTGCCCATTGTGCAAGAAATATTTAGAAACATTAGAGAGTCTTTTACCTGAGTTTGAAAGTAGAGGAGTTGAGGTAGTAGCAGTAAGTATGGACACTAAAAAAAGAGCCTCCTTTTCAAGGCAAAACTGGGAAATATTTAATCTTCATTTGGGATATAATTTGAGCGAAGAGATGGCAAAGAACTGGGGGCTTTATCTAAGTCAAGGGGTAAAACAGGGCGAACCAGAAGTATTTAGTGAACCAGGTTTATTTTTAATTGATAATAAAAAGCACGTGTATTATGTAGGAATTAATAGCAATCCATGGGGACGACCATATCTTCCAACATTTATAAAAGCAGTAGATTATATTATATCTTCTGAATATCCAGCTCGTGGTGAAATCTTATAA
- a CDS encoding NAD(P)H-dependent oxidoreductase, whose product MKNVFIINGHQKYPFSEGKLNASLTERAELFFKEMDCEVQITRMEDSYNVTEEIDKFKWADLVFFQTPLNWMGVSWFFKKYIDEVFSMGMMGEMSEGDGRSKAAPKKNYGMGGKLEGKYMISVTANAPKEAFNNPEESFFGGMSEDDLLQPMHLNFKWFGLEPLPTFMAYDVMKNPAIENDFKRFDSHLENSFKK is encoded by the coding sequence ATGAAAAATGTATTTATTATCAATGGACATCAAAAATATCCTTTTTCAGAAGGTAAATTGAATGCAAGTTTGACAGAGAGGGCGGAGCTTTTTTTTAAGGAAATGGATTGTGAGGTACAAATAACGAGAATGGAAGATAGTTATAATGTTACTGAGGAGATTGATAAATTTAAGTGGGCTGATTTAGTATTTTTTCAGACTCCATTAAACTGGATGGGAGTAAGTTGGTTTTTTAAAAAGTATATCGATGAAGTTTTTTCAATGGGGATGATGGGCGAAATGTCAGAGGGAGATGGGAGAAGTAAAGCTGCTCCAAAAAAGAATTATGGAATGGGGGGGAAGTTGGAAGGAAAATATATGATTTCTGTTACTGCTAATGCTCCGAAAGAGGCATTTAACAACCCAGAAGAGTCTTTTTTTGGAGGAATGAGTGAGGACGATTTACTTCAACCAATGCATCTAAATTTTAAATGGTTTGGTTTAGAACCACTTCCAACATTTATGGCTTATGATGTAATGAAAAACCCAGCAATTGAAAACGATTTTAAACGTTTTGATTCTCATTTAGAAAATTCTTTTAAAAAATAG
- a CDS encoding helix-turn-helix domain-containing protein, with protein MARKYIDNPNLCTLVHTMNIIGNKWKPIIIYLLSNGPLRFGKLYALVPTISKKVLTSQLKELEADGLINRKSFAEIPPRVEYSLSKKAKGLLPALKMLSAWTELSYPDINFEKCRIIEI; from the coding sequence ATGGCACGAAAATATATTGACAACCCCAATTTGTGTACTCTTGTACATACAATGAATATCATTGGAAATAAATGGAAGCCCATTATTATATATTTACTATCTAATGGTCCTCTACGATTTGGGAAATTGTATGCATTAGTTCCTACTATTTCTAAAAAAGTTCTTACAAGTCAACTAAAAGAGTTAGAGGCTGATGGATTAATTAATCGAAAATCATTTGCAGAGATACCTCCTCGTGTTGAATATTCATTATCTAAAAAAGCAAAAGGCTTATTACCTGCTCTAAAGATGTTGAGCGCTTGGACAGAATTAAGTTATCCAGATATAAACTTTGAAAAATGTAGAATAATAGAAATATAA